A region of the Vigna unguiculata cultivar IT97K-499-35 chromosome 9, ASM411807v1, whole genome shotgun sequence genome:
GGGTGTCAAACTAAAAATGGAATATTAgcaatgagaaaagaaaagaaagaagaaagaaaaaatgtataaGGAACTAAATTACATCTGTTAAATTTCACTTAATATTATACtgtcaatatatttttattgattttcttttaaatgtattGTTGGATTGAAAGCTCAtttcacatattttatatatatatatatatatatatatatatatatatatatatatatatatatatatatatatatattaatttaaaaccaTTTGATATCTCAGAAAAAATTAGCAtagtgtatatattttttaaaatgtattaaaacaTAAATGAGCTGAGGTTTTGCTTTTGCCGTtcaatttgtataattttagtgtatatatttttttgaagtatattaaaatataaataagctGAGGTTTTGCTTTTATCGTTCAATTTGTATAATTCTGATATTGATGATGGCGATAATAAGGAATTATAGATTAGTcgttaaattgataaaaatctCGTTTTTTATACAAAGTTATTGATAGTCTAAAATTTCATgaaacttttcaaatttttttaattagattttttttaaaaattcatatggattatatgtaatattttatattaatttagaataattgGTATTTCAaaatgtggttttcaaaatttattaaaatattatttataatttaatggtTAGATTAACGAAAAATTACCTATAAAGTTACtaattatgtaatatttaatagtaaaaattacaGCACACATATTATATagtataacttttataaaatgttaCATTATTAAGTAtctttcaattaaattatatttttgaaactcattaatttttttaataaattatatatacaaatttcaCATCAATGTAAATTATTTGATGTCTCATTTatgttgattaaaatttatgtaatatatttaaaatatatatatattaaaacataaataatttgattacatattattgttattatatttttataaaatttaatataaataattataataatatgaaattatatttaaaaattacaggTATAAATCAATCTCATTATATAAAGTTATTTACTTTGTAACACCGGTTAAAagttatgtttatatttatacaagaggaaagtcaatttttaaactcaaagtctttatatttttattatttataataagattccataattaatatttataatacaatttGAGTCACTTTGTGTTTGTATTTCTTTCTCTAATTTCAGCATTATTATAAGCATATGTGTGGTGATTTTTTTactctaacttttattttatttttacattaaatatgacttatattattatactaataGTGTTTTTAGTTCCTTCAATCCTTCCTAGTTTTTATCCTATAAAATTTTCAAGGcttgtatttttattgtttgcTCTGAGTTTTGGTTAAGAATTTACCAGGGCGAGTGACTATATGAATATGATATAtctaaaacaattaataaagaGATTGTTTTAACTATTTGTCTCATACATAATCTTTCATTATTTCAATCTTAATATTTGTTACAAGAAACCACTTATGGTGAGATGCTGTGATGaaagattataatatttttattgtataactataacaattaataaaagtaagttatttttgtaactAATTTTCTATatacttattataattttatttttcatgttttgttatttactttttactataataagggttaattatgaaaatgtgcAGTAGAAATGTAAGGATGGATTGAAGAGCTGTTAATGTATGTACTGAGGTGCAGGAAAATTTGCAGGGGTTATGTAACTCAGTAGGGATTGAGGAGTTCTTCATGTTACAAGGGTTGGGGATAACCttgctaaaaaaaataaaaaatgttttggcTAAACAGAAAAAGAATCACCAGCAATTAGAAAGACACAGACATTTATCAGTTGATTTTCCCAGAATAAACATTATCAAATCATAACAAAAGTTGGTGCTCATTTTCTAGATTGATTCTTGGTAGAGAATGTAAATATGGTCCTAGTAGAAAAAAAAGACATACAACTTTCATGTGGCTGGTGCCTCTTAAGGGGGCAATTTACTTTTTCATTCCTTgtcataaaattttcttttgtatataCAAATCATACCTTCCACCAGGTGAATCAATcaatatatatgtgtgtgtgcaAAGCCTAAAGGTTAGTTTATCACTATATATAACTATCTTGAATGTCTTGGAAGCAATATATAACTACAATCTACCTAACAAActcaataacaaagaagatcAATATTCAATGGCATTTGCATatgaacaatttcttcttctgTTGATGGCTTTTTCAACATGTTTCTCATCAACTAGCAGCAATTCATCTGTTAAACCTCAAAGACTGGTGTCCAGACTCATTCACCCTGGCTCAATTCACCATCCCCACTACAAGCCACATGCAACAGCACAAGACCGAATTCAACTTGATATCCAACACTCAGCAGCACGTTTAGCCTACATACAAGCAAGGATAGAAGGTTCTTTGGCCTCTAACAATGACTACAAAGCTAGTGTTTCTCCCTCTTTAACTGGTAGAACAATACTGGCCAATATCTCAATAGGCCAACCCCCTATCCCACAACTAGTTGTTATAGACACTGCCAGTGACATCTTCTGGATCATGTGCTCCCCTTGCACAAATTGTGACAACCATTTAGGTCCACTCTTTGACCCCTCAAAGTCTTCCACCTTTCTCCCACACTGTAAAGTACAATGTCTCTTCAAGGGTTGCAAATGTGACCCTGTTCCATTTTATGCCTCTTATGCAGATAGCTCCATGGCTTCAGGAACATATGGTCGTGATACTGTTGTGTTTGAGACAACTGATGAAGGTACCTCTCAGATAATAGATGTACTATTTGGATGTGGCCACTACATTGGATACAGTTCAGATCCAGGACACAATGGAATACTAGGACTAAACAGTGCAGCTGAATCTTTGGCAACAAAAATTGGTAGAAAGTTTTCTTACTGCATAGGCAACCTGGCTGACCCTCATTACAATTACAACCAACTAATATTAGGTGAAGGGGCAGATCTTGAAGGTTTTTCCACCCCTTTTGAAGTCCACAATGGCTTTTATTATGTCACCATGGAAGGCATAAGTATAGGGGAGAAAAGGCTTGACATAGCTCCAGGAACTTTTGAGATAAAAGAGAATGGCTCAGGAGGAGTCATCATTGACACAGGCAGCACTATCAGCTACCTAGTTGATGATGTGCATAAACTAATATACAAAGAAGTTAGAAATCTCATTGGTTGGTCCTTTAGAGGAGCAATGATTGAAAATTCCCCATGGATGTTGTGTTATTATGGTAGTATCAGCAAAGATCTAGCTGGGTTTCCAGTGGTTACATTCCATTTTGCTGAAGGAGCTGATTTGGCTTTGGATTCTGGAAGCTTTTTTAGCCAAATCAGTAATGACATATTCTGCATGACTATAGGTCCAGCCAGTAACATCGACATTAAAAGTAAGCCTTCAGTTGTTGGATTGTTAGCCCAACAGAGCTACAACGTGGGATATGACCTTGTTAATAAGTATGTTTACTTCCAAAGAATTGATTGTGAACTTCTTAGTGGTTGATGATTGTGAATGCAATTCACAAATCACAACTCTTGAACTTCGATTTGATCAAGTCCacaacaaaaacattatttGTACACTAACAAGGTAAAGTAAATAGCAATGCATTGCTCGCAAAGCATATATggctttaattatttttaatttagaaacaaGACATTATAACAACTCTTATATTCTGATCCTCCAAACTCAAATATAAgcaaaaacaaattattcacACTAAGACATGTTTAATAAATATCATTACTAAAAATCATATGATACATGTTCTTTC
Encoded here:
- the LOC114163144 gene encoding aspartic proteinase CDR1-like, whose translation is MAFAYEQFLLLLMAFSTCFSSTSSNSSVKPQRLVSRLIHPGSIHHPHYKPHATAQDRIQLDIQHSAARLAYIQARIEGSLASNNDYKASVSPSLTGRTILANISIGQPPIPQLVVIDTASDIFWIMCSPCTNCDNHLGPLFDPSKSSTFLPHCKVQCLFKGCKCDPVPFYASYADSSMASGTYGRDTVVFETTDEGTSQIIDVLFGCGHYIGYSSDPGHNGILGLNSAAESLATKIGRKFSYCIGNLADPHYNYNQLILGEGADLEGFSTPFEVHNGFYYVTMEGISIGEKRLDIAPGTFEIKENGSGGVIIDTGSTISYLVDDVHKLIYKEVRNLIGWSFRGAMIENSPWMLCYYGSISKDLAGFPVVTFHFAEGADLALDSGSFFSQISNDIFCMTIGPASNIDIKSKPSVVGLLAQQSYNVGYDLVNKYVYFQRIDCELLSG